In Actinomycetota bacterium, a genomic segment contains:
- a CDS encoding ATP-dependent DNA helicase RecQ, producing MKSQCGSTASVSWSIMSSGNSSAGQATEGCGAGRADAAGVEQSRDHQAALERLGYESFRPGQREALDTLFATGRLLLVAPTGGGKSLIYQLPAVMTDGTTLVISPLISLMNDQVTALKARGIPATYLASTLDPEEQRDRLKRMEAGEYRLVYVAPERLSLPGFRRVLGAVDCPLIAIDEAHCISEWGHDFRPEYMQIGELLASMPEARVLACTATATPVVRDEIIARLGLGSDTPQIVSGFARPNLALRAREVSSRKQRDRQVDSLLAEALRSPGIWSASSQVSTGTAIIYAPTRRSTEEEAGRLAGEGWNARAYHAGLAGAVREDIQQEFMDGACQVVVATNAFGMGIDRPDVRAVIHLAPPGSIEAYYQEVGRAGRDGLDSWCLLLTSPGDMPMRRRLIERDSADGMATAPEILQHKWDLFLELMRWAEGGSCRHDAILRYFGDEEETLSGCGRCDVCQEMSAGSEQDEEVVSITVRKALSAVARVNGRFGIQAAAALLRGDAADERLVWSGLDQSPTFGALSGRSQDWLLRLLRRCVTAGWIDFTGGDRPMVVMTEEGRAVMRGDMPVRILLPPLRVREPFAGKGRNASAREGQDISVKAGRGSGGKSGRSVDGDLELDEEAQALFEALRLHRLELARLEAVPPYVIASDRTLRDIARLRPANQEELLLAHGIGPSRAERYGSGFLAIINSG from the coding sequence ATGAAGTCACAGTGTGGATCGACGGCATCGGTGAGCTGGTCAATAATGTCATCCGGGAATAGCAGCGCCGGGCAAGCGACTGAAGGCTGTGGCGCTGGACGCGCGGATGCGGCCGGTGTCGAACAGAGTCGCGATCACCAGGCGGCGCTGGAGCGGCTCGGCTATGAGTCGTTCCGTCCCGGGCAGCGCGAAGCCCTTGATACGCTTTTCGCGACCGGCCGGCTGCTGCTCGTGGCTCCCACTGGCGGCGGCAAAAGCCTCATCTACCAGTTGCCCGCGGTGATGACCGACGGGACGACACTGGTGATCTCTCCGCTTATCTCGCTGATGAACGACCAGGTGACAGCCCTGAAGGCCCGCGGGATCCCCGCGACCTATCTGGCTTCCACTCTCGATCCTGAAGAGCAGCGCGACCGTCTGAAGCGTATGGAAGCTGGCGAGTACCGTCTGGTCTACGTGGCGCCGGAGCGTTTGTCGCTGCCTGGTTTCCGGCGTGTGCTGGGAGCCGTCGACTGCCCCCTGATCGCTATCGATGAAGCTCACTGTATCAGTGAGTGGGGACATGATTTCCGGCCGGAGTACATGCAGATCGGTGAGCTGCTGGCGAGTATGCCGGAGGCCAGGGTGCTCGCCTGCACGGCGACGGCCACGCCGGTCGTGCGTGATGAGATAATCGCCCGTCTCGGCCTGGGCTCGGATACGCCTCAGATCGTCAGCGGCTTCGCCCGGCCCAACCTTGCCTTGAGAGCCAGGGAAGTCAGCAGCCGCAAACAGCGGGACCGGCAGGTCGATTCGCTTCTTGCTGAGGCGCTCAGATCCCCGGGGATTTGGTCTGCCAGCAGCCAGGTTTCGACTGGTACGGCGATCATCTATGCGCCTACGCGCCGTTCCACTGAGGAAGAAGCGGGGCGGCTGGCTGGTGAGGGATGGAACGCCAGGGCTTATCACGCAGGCCTGGCTGGTGCGGTACGGGAGGATATACAGCAGGAATTCATGGACGGCGCCTGCCAGGTGGTCGTGGCCACTAACGCGTTCGGGATGGGCATCGACCGCCCGGATGTTCGGGCGGTGATACATCTGGCGCCGCCGGGATCGATAGAAGCCTATTACCAGGAGGTCGGGCGGGCGGGACGCGACGGCCTTGATTCCTGGTGCCTTTTGCTGACCTCCCCGGGTGACATGCCCATGCGCCGGCGCCTGATCGAAAGGGATTCGGCTGATGGCATGGCCACGGCCCCGGAGATCCTGCAGCACAAATGGGATCTTTTTCTGGAACTGATGCGCTGGGCGGAAGGCGGCAGTTGCCGTCACGACGCCATCCTGCGATATTTCGGGGACGAGGAGGAGACCCTTTCCGGCTGTGGCCGTTGCGATGTCTGCCAGGAGATGTCCGCCGGTAGCGAGCAGGATGAAGAGGTGGTGAGTATCACGGTCCGCAAGGCGCTATCGGCGGTGGCCCGGGTGAACGGCCGCTTCGGCATCCAGGCGGCCGCCGCTCTTTTGAGGGGGGACGCGGCAGATGAACGGCTGGTCTGGTCAGGGCTGGATCAGTCACCCACATTCGGAGCATTGTCCGGGCGCTCCCAGGACTGGTTATTGAGACTGCTCCGCCGCTGTGTCACGGCTGGCTGGATAGATTTCACTGGCGGCGACAGGCCGATGGTGGTCATGACTGAAGAGGGAAGAGCCGTGATGCGGGGGGACATGCCCGTGCGTATCCTTCTGCCGCCGCTGAGGGTCAGGGAGCCCTTCGCCGGTAAAGGGCGGAATGCTTCCGCGAGGGAAGGGCAAGACATAAGCGTAAAGGCGGGGCGGGGTTCAGGCGGGAAGTCGGGCAGGTCTGTCGACGGCGATCTCGAGCTGGATGAAGAGGCGCAAGCCCTGTTCGAGGCGCTCAGGCTTCATCGCCTGGAGCTGGCCCGCTTAGAAGCGGTACCACCTTATGTAATAGCCAGCGACCGCACCCTGCGGGATATCGCCAGGCTCAGGCCGGCGAACCAGGAAGAGCTGCTTCTGGCGCACGGCATCGGGCCTTCGAGGGCCGAACGGTATGGCTCCGGATTCCTCGCCATTATCAACAGCGGCTGA
- a CDS encoding DNA polymerase III subunit alpha codes for MSESYAKPVGEAPAPPPASGFVHLHVHSEYSVLDGAVRIVPLLVRCQELGMSAVAITDHGVLSSAVEFYKEATKRGIKPIIGFEAYVAPDRFEKKTMDWSHLTLLAENNTGYQNLVRICSKGFLEGFYYKPRVDKQVLREHSEGIIALTGCLSGRMSKLLKAGDKEAAVAEVQELQDIFGSENVFIEIQNHGIEEQTAINPLVVEVAAEAGRPLIATNDVHYLSQEDFSAHEALLCVQTGSTLEEKGMALPSNDFFLKSAEEMAAGFSIAPEALANTIEIADRCNVTMEFDKLLIPGFETADGSDGNAYLRRLCEEGLARRYPEGVSAEVRERLEFELATIGEMDFASYFLIVWDFVKFSKDNDIAVGPGRGSAAGSLVAFCLGITDIDPLKYDLLFERFLNPGRKSMPDIDIDFSPVDREKVLAYVAERYGRENVAQIITFGTMAARQATRDAGRVMNIPYGDVDRIVKFIPEGPGIKLADCLKPGQELKQAYDDEELTKKIIDLALPLEGLIRQDSIHAAGVVISDRPLTDYVPLQQKGEDAEVITQFTMGHVEALGLLKMDFLGLRNLDILKAAVRLIKDSKGEDIDLSSLPLDDEKTFEMLRLGQSDGVFQLESSGMKDAIRNVGPTCFEDIIALVALYRPGPMEHIPEFARNKKFPDGVEYVDPRLQEILEPTYGVAVYQEQLMEIAKKLAGFSPAEADDLRKAIAKKKRDLMESLKSKFVAGCKANEVDPGAIEGLWKLMDDAGDYSFNKSHAAAYGLLAYQTAWLKANYPVEYMAATISSVMSTKDKVPFYVSVCNRMGIEVMPPDVNESGSDFRVVGDRIRFGLTAVKNVGGKVIESIIAAREMDGPFTSVFDFCRRVDSQQLKKNALESLIKCGALDSTGASRKGMIAIMEQALGMGSQSQQDSLLGQGSIFDLVDDGASHDVHDPEIPADEYGPRELSRLEKETLGIFVSGHPLVGLEDEIAAAGAITVAQLQEVRDKTSVKVIGMVGKVKRLTTKSGDPMAFFNLEDLEDSTEVVVFNKLYNKCNALLEEDEVLVVKGRVDLKGIDDDGRREVKIVASSISEFVRRPEGSSGGAARRKSKDESSSRPRVDEKNGDSEGGNAATGMAGEQEIAGNNQARDGNSVQTEGTEPAAGIVQLSVDHGEIDPDVLTDMKDLCDSYPGCSPVIISMMTDDGLRRLKLGQQVDPADEFIHRMQGLGGVRDVFVGSPAEIHAGSPA; via the coding sequence TTGAGCGAGTCATACGCCAAGCCCGTTGGCGAAGCACCGGCACCCCCGCCGGCGTCTGGATTCGTCCACCTTCACGTCCACAGCGAATATTCCGTTCTCGACGGCGCTGTCCGTATCGTTCCTCTGCTAGTACGTTGCCAGGAATTGGGGATGTCCGCGGTGGCCATCACCGACCACGGGGTGCTTTCCAGCGCAGTGGAGTTCTACAAGGAAGCCACCAAGCGCGGGATCAAGCCGATCATCGGGTTTGAAGCCTACGTGGCGCCTGACCGCTTCGAGAAAAAGACGATGGACTGGAGCCACCTGACTCTTCTTGCGGAGAACAATACCGGCTACCAGAACCTGGTGCGCATCTGTTCGAAGGGGTTCCTCGAAGGCTTCTATTACAAGCCGCGGGTAGACAAGCAGGTGCTGAGGGAGCATTCAGAGGGCATTATCGCCCTCACCGGCTGCCTGAGCGGACGCATGTCAAAACTGCTGAAGGCGGGAGATAAAGAGGCCGCCGTCGCGGAAGTGCAGGAATTGCAGGATATCTTTGGTTCGGAGAACGTATTTATCGAGATCCAGAACCACGGCATCGAAGAGCAGACGGCAATCAATCCGCTGGTGGTCGAGGTGGCCGCCGAAGCCGGGAGGCCTCTGATCGCCACCAATGACGTCCATTATCTGAGCCAGGAAGATTTCTCCGCCCATGAGGCCCTGCTTTGCGTGCAGACCGGCAGCACCCTGGAGGAAAAAGGGATGGCGCTGCCCAGCAATGATTTCTTCCTCAAAAGCGCTGAAGAGATGGCAGCCGGCTTTTCTATCGCGCCGGAAGCGCTGGCTAACACGATCGAGATCGCAGACCGCTGCAACGTCACCATGGAATTCGACAAGCTGCTGATCCCGGGTTTTGAGACTGCGGATGGCAGCGATGGCAACGCCTATCTCCGGCGCCTGTGCGAGGAAGGGCTCGCCCGGCGTTATCCAGAGGGAGTTTCAGCCGAGGTCAGGGAGAGGCTGGAGTTCGAACTGGCGACGATCGGCGAGATGGACTTCGCCTCCTACTTCCTCATAGTCTGGGATTTTGTCAAGTTCTCCAAAGATAACGACATCGCCGTCGGCCCCGGCCGTGGTTCGGCCGCGGGCAGCCTGGTCGCTTTCTGTCTCGGCATCACCGACATCGATCCTCTGAAATACGATCTTCTGTTCGAGCGCTTCCTCAACCCGGGCCGCAAGAGCATGCCCGATATCGACATCGATTTCTCGCCCGTGGACCGGGAGAAGGTGCTGGCTTACGTAGCCGAGCGCTATGGCCGGGAGAACGTCGCCCAGATAATAACTTTTGGCACAATGGCCGCCCGGCAGGCGACGAGGGATGCCGGCCGGGTCATGAACATCCCCTACGGCGACGTCGACCGGATCGTGAAATTCATCCCCGAGGGCCCCGGCATCAAGCTTGCGGACTGCCTCAAACCCGGACAGGAATTGAAGCAGGCCTACGACGATGAAGAGCTGACGAAGAAGATCATCGACCTGGCACTGCCCCTTGAAGGGCTGATCAGGCAGGATTCCATCCATGCGGCGGGTGTGGTTATCTCTGACCGTCCGCTTACCGACTATGTCCCCCTGCAGCAGAAAGGTGAGGATGCTGAAGTCATAACCCAGTTCACCATGGGACATGTGGAGGCGCTGGGGCTGCTGAAGATGGATTTCCTCGGCCTGCGTAACCTCGACATCCTCAAGGCGGCGGTCAGGCTCATCAAGGACAGCAAGGGCGAGGATATCGACCTATCCAGCCTGCCGCTGGATGACGAAAAGACTTTCGAGATGCTGCGCCTGGGGCAGAGCGACGGCGTCTTCCAGCTGGAGAGCTCTGGAATGAAGGACGCCATCCGCAACGTCGGGCCGACCTGCTTCGAGGATATCATCGCGCTCGTCGCGCTTTACCGCCCCGGCCCCATGGAGCACATCCCCGAGTTTGCCCGCAACAAGAAATTCCCCGATGGAGTCGAGTATGTAGACCCCAGGCTTCAGGAGATACTCGAGCCCACTTATGGCGTCGCGGTCTATCAGGAACAGCTGATGGAGATCGCCAAGAAGCTCGCTGGTTTCTCGCCCGCCGAAGCCGACGACCTGCGCAAGGCGATCGCCAAGAAGAAACGCGACCTGATGGAAAGCCTCAAGAGCAAGTTCGTCGCCGGCTGCAAGGCAAACGAGGTCGATCCTGGTGCGATCGAAGGCCTCTGGAAGCTGATGGACGACGCCGGCGATTATTCTTTCAACAAATCCCATGCCGCGGCATACGGACTGCTTGCCTACCAGACCGCCTGGCTCAAGGCCAACTATCCGGTTGAGTACATGGCAGCGACGATATCCAGTGTCATGAGCACCAAGGACAAGGTGCCTTTCTACGTCAGCGTCTGCAACCGCATGGGCATCGAGGTCATGCCGCCGGACGTGAACGAGAGTGGCAGCGATTTCAGGGTCGTCGGTGACCGGATACGCTTCGGGCTGACCGCGGTCAAGAATGTGGGCGGCAAGGTGATCGAGTCCATAATCGCGGCCCGCGAAATGGATGGGCCATTCACTTCCGTTTTCGATTTCTGCCGCCGGGTCGACTCCCAGCAGCTGAAGAAGAACGCCCTGGAAAGCCTGATAAAATGCGGCGCCCTCGACTCGACCGGCGCCAGCCGCAAGGGGATGATCGCGATTATGGAACAGGCCCTCGGCATGGGCTCTCAGAGCCAGCAGGACAGTCTGCTGGGCCAGGGTTCCATCTTCGACCTGGTGGACGACGGCGCTTCGCACGACGTCCACGATCCCGAGATCCCTGCTGATGAGTATGGCCCCAGGGAGCTCTCACGGCTCGAGAAGGAGACGCTGGGCATCTTCGTATCCGGCCATCCACTGGTCGGACTGGAGGACGAGATCGCGGCGGCCGGCGCCATAACCGTCGCCCAGCTGCAGGAAGTCCGTGACAAGACCAGTGTCAAGGTCATCGGGATGGTCGGCAAGGTCAAGCGGCTGACGACTAAGAGCGGCGACCCCATGGCCTTCTTCAACCTTGAGGATCTGGAAGACAGCACCGAGGTCGTGGTCTTCAACAAGCTTTATAACAAGTGCAACGCACTGCTTGAGGAGGATGAGGTGCTGGTGGTCAAAGGCCGTGTCGACCTCAAGGGCATCGACGACGACGGCAGGCGTGAAGTGAAGATAGTCGCCAGCTCGATCAGCGAGTTCGTCCGACGCCCGGAAGGGAGCAGCGGTGGCGCCGCAAGGCGGAAGAGCAAGGATGAAAGCAGCAGTCGGCCGCGAGTGGATGAGAAGAATGGCGATAGTGAAGGCGGCAATGCAGCCACAGGGATGGCGGGAGAGCAGGAAATCGCAGGAAATAACCAGGCTCGAGATGGGAACTCCGTTCAGACAGAAGGCACCGAACCAGCCGCCGGGATCGTGCAGCTTTCCGTGGACCATGGTGAGATCGATCCGGATGTCCTGACTGACATGAAGGATCTCTGCGACAGTTATCCGGGATGCTCCCCGGTGATCATCAGCATGATGACCGACGACGGCCTCCGCCGCCTGAAACTGGGGCAGCAGGTGGATCCGGCCGACGAGTTCATCCACCGCATGCAGGGCCTTGGCGGGGTCAGGGACGTCTTTGTCGGCTCTCCGGCAGAGATCCATGCGGGCTCGCCAGCCTGA
- a CDS encoding 3-isopropylmalate dehydratase small subunit yields the protein MIFEGTAFKYGRDVDTDVIIPARYLNTHDPDELAAHCMEDIDKDFIDRVQPGDIIVAEENFGCGSSREQAPVAIKAAGVSCVVAASFARIFYRNAINIGLPILVCPEAAGDVQAGDRLRVDLDKGEVANLTRDKVYQADRFPDFMQEIVTAGGLMAHVKKRTQGGETNA from the coding sequence ATGATCTTCGAGGGTACAGCCTTCAAGTATGGGCGCGACGTCGATACCGACGTCATCATCCCGGCGCGTTATCTGAACACGCACGATCCGGACGAGCTGGCCGCACATTGCATGGAGGACATCGACAAGGACTTCATCGACCGCGTGCAGCCGGGCGACATCATCGTAGCCGAGGAGAACTTCGGTTGCGGTTCATCGAGGGAGCAGGCTCCGGTGGCGATCAAGGCTGCTGGCGTATCCTGCGTGGTGGCTGCGTCTTTCGCGCGCATCTTCTATCGCAACGCGATCAACATCGGGCTGCCGATCCTGGTATGTCCGGAAGCGGCGGGCGACGTTCAGGCCGGCGACCGGCTGCGAGTCGACCTGGACAAGGGTGAGGTCGCGAACCTGACAAGGGACAAGGTATACCAGGCGGACCGCTTCCCTGATTTCATGCAGGAGATAGTCACTGCGGGCGGCCTGATGGCACATGTCAAAAAACGAACGCAAGGCGGAGAAACCAATGCATAA
- a CDS encoding fumarylacetoacetate hydrolase family protein, which produces MSRLELKKPGKIIAVGLNYRSHAAELGMAVPDEPILFMKPPSAVIGPGDSIVIPSISQRVDFEAELAVIIGKTARCLDLESAVDFVAGYTCANDVTARDLQEKDGQWTRAKSFDTFCPLGPWVETVAPEPDARVELVHKGEARQSAPVSDMIFSPLELVVFISRVMTLESGDVILTGTPPGVGRLKAGDEVTVWIDGIGELVNNVIRE; this is translated from the coding sequence GTGTCCAGACTCGAGCTGAAGAAGCCCGGCAAGATCATCGCTGTCGGCCTCAATTACCGCTCCCATGCCGCCGAGCTGGGTATGGCTGTGCCGGATGAGCCGATCCTCTTCATGAAACCGCCGTCCGCCGTCATCGGCCCTGGTGACTCTATCGTGATCCCATCCATTTCCCAGAGGGTTGACTTCGAAGCCGAACTGGCAGTGATTATCGGTAAGACCGCGCGCTGTCTGGACCTGGAGTCAGCTGTGGACTTCGTCGCCGGTTATACCTGCGCCAACGATGTCACAGCTCGCGACCTTCAGGAAAAAGACGGCCAGTGGACCCGAGCCAAGAGCTTTGACACTTTCTGCCCTCTAGGGCCTTGGGTGGAGACGGTGGCGCCGGAACCGGACGCCAGGGTGGAGCTGGTGCACAAGGGGGAGGCCAGGCAGTCGGCTCCGGTCTCGGACATGATCTTCTCGCCGCTTGAACTCGTGGTGTTCATATCGCGGGTGATGACTCTCGAGTCTGGCGATGTCATCCTCACCGGGACTCCGCCGGGCGTCGGCCGCCTCAAGGCCGGGGATGAAGTCACAGTGTGGATCGACGGCATCGGTGAGCTGGTCAATAATGTCATCCGGGAATAG
- a CDS encoding 3-isopropylmalate dehydrogenase produces the protein MHNIAVMPGDGTGPEVVLEGLKVLKAAAGRFGFEYETTDYDFGGDRYLKTGETLPDSAVDELKGHDAIFLGAIGHPDVKPGILEQGILLKARFELDQYINLRPVKLFPGVETPVKDKGPEDIDFVVVRENTEGLYVGAGGFLKKGKPDEVAIQESINTRKGVERCIRYAFDYCKKRGKENKLTMCGKTNVLNYSQDLWQRTFTETAQDYPEITTDYAHVDAICMWFIKNPEWFDVIVTDNIFGDIITDLGAMIQGGMGIAAGGNINPDGVSMFEPIGGSAPKYTGQNVINPLAAIGAVQMMLEFLGENEAGAAVEAAISDVTANKLESLAVGRTGYSTTEIGDLVAERVSNS, from the coding sequence ATGCATAACATAGCTGTCATGCCCGGCGATGGAACGGGACCGGAGGTAGTGCTGGAAGGATTGAAGGTGCTCAAGGCCGCAGCCGGGCGCTTTGGCTTCGAGTATGAGACCACGGATTATGATTTTGGTGGCGACCGCTATCTGAAGACCGGAGAGACGCTGCCGGATTCGGCGGTCGACGAACTGAAGGGCCACGACGCGATCTTCCTGGGCGCCATCGGGCATCCCGATGTGAAGCCTGGGATCCTCGAGCAGGGCATCCTGCTTAAGGCCCGCTTCGAGCTGGACCAGTACATCAACCTGCGTCCGGTCAAGCTGTTCCCGGGAGTGGAGACGCCGGTCAAGGACAAGGGGCCCGAGGATATCGATTTCGTGGTGGTGCGTGAGAACACCGAGGGCCTCTATGTGGGCGCCGGCGGTTTCCTGAAAAAAGGGAAGCCGGACGAGGTGGCCATCCAGGAGAGCATCAACACCCGTAAGGGCGTCGAGCGCTGCATCCGCTATGCGTTCGATTATTGCAAGAAGCGCGGCAAGGAGAACAAGCTGACCATGTGCGGCAAGACCAACGTGCTCAACTATTCTCAGGACCTGTGGCAGCGGACCTTTACCGAGACCGCTCAGGACTATCCGGAAATAACCACCGATTATGCCCATGTGGACGCCATCTGCATGTGGTTCATCAAGAATCCCGAGTGGTTCGATGTGATCGTCACCGATAACATCTTCGGCGACATCATCACCGACCTGGGCGCCATGATCCAGGGCGGGATGGGTATCGCCGCTGGCGGAAACATCAACCCCGACGGGGTCTCCATGTTCGAGCCCATCGGCGGGTCGGCCCCGAAATATACGGGTCAGAACGTCATCAATCCGCTGGCCGCTATCGGCGCCGTGCAGATGATGCTGGAGTTCCTCGGCGAGAACGAAGCCGGTGCCGCCGTGGAAGCAGCGATCTCGGACGTCACCGCCAACAAGCTCGAGAGCCTGGCCGTGGGCAGGACGGGATATTCCACCACCGAGATCGGCGACCTGGTGGCCGAGCGGGTCAGCAATAGCTGA
- a CDS encoding branched-chain amino acid transaminase: MPITEVSKIWMNGELVDWAEAKVHLLTHALHYGSGVFEGIRAYGTDRGTHVFRLTDHIRRLERSAAIYYMELPFSVEELVQATKDVVKVNELDSCYIRPIAYRGYGEMGLFPLHAPVDVAIAVWPWGTYLGDDGIEHGIRAKISSFCRFGPNSLPPAAKATGQYINSILAKVEAVKAGYEEALLLDHNGNLSEGSGENLYVVKNGVIYTPPISCDVLEGITRDAIFRIAADEGIPMAERVMVRSELYGADEAFLSGTAAEIVPLREVDDREIGEPGPITKKVQEIFYGIIKGENEKYSDYLEWV; the protein is encoded by the coding sequence ATGCCGATAACAGAGGTCTCAAAAATATGGATGAACGGGGAGCTTGTGGACTGGGCGGAAGCCAAGGTGCACCTGCTTACCCATGCGCTTCATTATGGCTCGGGTGTGTTCGAGGGCATACGTGCCTACGGCACTGACAGGGGGACCCACGTCTTTCGGCTGACCGATCATATCCGGCGGCTGGAGCGTTCCGCTGCGATCTATTACATGGAACTTCCCTTCAGCGTCGAGGAGCTGGTACAGGCCACCAAGGATGTCGTGAAGGTCAACGAGCTGGACAGCTGTTACATCAGGCCGATCGCCTATCGCGGCTATGGCGAGATGGGGCTCTTCCCCCTTCATGCACCGGTTGATGTGGCTATCGCAGTGTGGCCCTGGGGTACTTACCTCGGCGACGATGGGATCGAGCACGGCATCAGGGCGAAGATCTCTTCGTTCTGCCGCTTCGGGCCCAACAGCCTGCCGCCGGCGGCCAAGGCCACCGGACAGTACATCAACTCGATCCTGGCGAAAGTGGAAGCGGTCAAGGCCGGTTACGAGGAGGCGCTGCTGCTCGACCATAACGGCAACCTCTCCGAGGGTTCCGGCGAGAATCTTTACGTGGTCAAGAACGGTGTCATCTATACGCCGCCGATCTCATGTGATGTGCTAGAGGGAATCACTCGGGACGCGATCTTCCGCATCGCCGCGGACGAGGGCATCCCCATGGCAGAGAGGGTCATGGTCCGGTCAGAGTTATATGGGGCCGACGAGGCATTTCTGAGCGGGACCGCGGCCGAGATCGTGCCGCTGCGCGAAGTGGACGACCGGGAGATAGGCGAGCCGGGCCCGATCACCAAGAAGGTGCAGGAGATCTTCTACGGGATCATCAAGGGTGAGAACGAGAAGTATTCAGATTATCTGGAGTGGGTATAG
- a CDS encoding citramalate synthase — protein MSKRIEIYDTTLRDGMQREGMSVSVDEKVQIALRLDRLGVHYIEGGFPGSNPKDVEFYQKMAGHKLRTAKLAAFGMTHKRGAKPHQDPLLKQLLKVDTPVVTIVGKSWKLHTQKVLRVGLEENLKMIEGSVAFLSRKGREVFYDAEHFFDGFMDDPEYALRTLQTAVEAGASRVVLCDTNGATLPSQAAEIVRRVLAEVGAPVGIHAHNDADCAVAVSLMAVEAGATQVQGTVNGYGERCGNANLISIIPALKLKMGLDCVSDRRLAELTETSHFVAEVANVSPETHQPYVGENAFAHKGGLHVSAALRDARTFEHVDPALVGNKQRILVSELAGRATVLKKAAEMGIDLAGDERKDTLNRLLKRLKDKEHAGYHYEVADASFELFMRRELGLHKPIIELDNFRVIVQKRKSAVISEAKIILKGDGGGELPIAFAEGNGPVNALDVALRKLLPASHPKLVDDLSHIHLVNYKVRILNENQGTGAVTRVLLDSSDGHDTWGTIGVSENIIEASWEALVDSIEYGLVKRRRRR, from the coding sequence TTGAGCAAGCGCATCGAGATATATGACACCACCCTGCGGGACGGCATGCAGCGGGAGGGCATGAGCGTCTCCGTGGACGAGAAGGTCCAGATCGCGTTGCGGCTGGACCGCCTCGGCGTGCATTATATCGAGGGCGGCTTCCCCGGTTCCAATCCCAAGGATGTGGAGTTCTACCAGAAGATGGCTGGCCATAAGCTGCGAACGGCGAAGCTGGCAGCGTTCGGGATGACCCACAAGCGCGGCGCGAAGCCCCATCAGGATCCGCTGCTGAAGCAACTGCTGAAGGTCGATACGCCGGTGGTAACCATCGTCGGCAAGAGCTGGAAACTGCACACCCAGAAGGTTTTGCGGGTCGGGCTTGAGGAGAACCTCAAGATGATAGAGGGCAGCGTGGCCTTTCTCAGCAGGAAAGGTCGCGAGGTCTTCTACGACGCCGAACATTTTTTCGACGGATTCATGGATGATCCGGAATACGCCCTCAGGACGCTCCAGACGGCGGTGGAGGCCGGCGCGAGCCGGGTGGTCCTCTGTGATACCAATGGTGCAACCCTGCCTTCACAGGCGGCTGAGATAGTCAGACGGGTCTTGGCCGAGGTCGGGGCCCCTGTCGGCATCCATGCCCATAACGACGCTGACTGCGCCGTGGCGGTCTCGCTGATGGCGGTAGAAGCGGGGGCGACTCAGGTGCAGGGGACCGTCAACGGTTATGGCGAGCGCTGCGGCAACGCCAACCTGATATCTATCATCCCGGCTCTGAAGCTGAAGATGGGGCTGGACTGCGTCAGCGACCGGCGGCTTGCCGAGCTGACCGAGACCTCCCATTTCGTGGCCGAGGTGGCCAACGTCAGCCCGGAGACCCATCAGCCATATGTTGGCGAGAACGCCTTTGCCCACAAGGGCGGCCTTCATGTCAGCGCGGCGCTCCGCGACGCCAGGACTTTCGAGCATGTGGACCCGGCGCTGGTCGGCAATAAACAGCGCATCCTCGTCAGTGAGCTGGCCGGGCGGGCGACTGTACTCAAGAAGGCGGCGGAAATGGGCATCGACCTGGCCGGCGACGAGCGCAAGGATACATTGAACCGTCTGCTCAAACGGCTGAAGGACAAGGAACACGCGGGTTATCACTACGAGGTGGCCGATGCTTCCTTCGAACTTTTCATGAGGCGTGAGCTGGGGCTACACAAACCCATCATCGAGTTGGACAACTTCCGGGTCATCGTCCAGAAGCGCAAGAGCGCGGTGATCAGCGAGGCAAAGATCATCCTCAAGGGGGATGGCGGCGGCGAGCTGCCTATCGCCTTCGCAGAGGGGAACGGCCCGGTCAATGCGCTTGACGTCGCCTTGAGGAAACTGCTGCCGGCCAGCCATCCGAAGCTCGTGGATGATCTTTCACACATACATCTGGTCAACTACAAGGTGCGCATACTCAACGAGAATCAGGGGACCGGCGCGGTGACAAGAGTGCTGCTCGACTCAAGTGACGGACATGATACCTGGGGCACGATCGGCGTCTCGGAGAATATCATCGAGGCGAGCTGGGAAGCACTCGTTGACAGCATCGAATACGGCCTGGTCAAGCGCCGCCGGCGCCGGTAG